Below is a genomic region from Cryomorphaceae bacterium.
CAACCCGATGTGATTTACGCAGCCATTGAACTCGACCGCCGAAAAGGAGGTGTGTACCGAAGCACCAACCGCGGCGCAAGCTGGACCAAAATGAGCGACGAAGTGAGCGGAGGTACCGGTCCACATTACTACCAGGAACTCTACGCATGCCCCCACCGGTTTGATCGCATATACCTTGTGAGCAACTACCTGGTTCGTAGTGATAACGGTGGAAAATCCTTTGAGCGGGTGAACGTGAAAAACAAGCATGTGGACGATCACGCCATTGCCTTCAGGGCCAACGACCCGAACTACCTGCTTGTGGGAACAGACGGCGGATTGTACGAAAGCTTTGACGACAGCAAAACCTGGCGGTACGTATCCAACCTGCCCGTTACCCAATTTTACAAGGTTGCGGTGGATGATGCGCAACCATTTTACAATGTGTACGGCGGCACGCAAGACAACAACACGCAGGGAGGCCCATCCCGCACCGACAACATTCACGGCATTCAGAACAGCGACTGGTTTGTGGTGCTGGGCGGCGATGGGCATCAACCCGCCACAGAGCCCGGAAACCCCAACATCGTGTACGCCCAGTGGCAGCAAGGCAACCTGATGCGACACGACCGGCGCACAGGCGAAAATGTCTATATACAACCCATGGCCGCACCCGATGAACCCGCCGAAAGGTGGAACTGGGACGCGCCCATTGTGGTGAGTCCGCACAACCCTGCCCATCTTTATTTTGCATCACAACGCGTGTGGAAATCCACCGACCGCGGAGATAGCTGGGAAACCCTGAGCGAAGACCTGACCACGAACACCGAGCGCATTGAAACCCCGTTTTTTGGTACTACACAAGGTTGGGATAACCCCTGGGATATTTACGCCATGAGCAACTACAGCACCATCACGTCGCTCGGTGTTTCGCCCGTGCAACAAGGACTGATCTACGCCGGCACCGATGACGGGCTTATCCAGGTTACAGAAGACGAAGGAAAAAACTGGCGAAAAATCAGGCTGAACAGTCTTCCCGGGCTACCGTCCACTGCTTTTGTAAACGACATCAAAGCCGACCTTCACAACGCCAACAAGGTGTACGCTGTTTTTGACAACCACAAATTTGGAGACTACACCCCCTATCTGTACAAAAGTGTGGACAAAGGAAAAAGCTGGACAAAAATCACCAACGACCTGCCTGATCGCACCCTACTCTGGCGAATTGTGCAAGACCACGAAAACCCCGAATTACTTTTTCTCGGAGCGGAGTTCGGTGTTTACTTCAGTCACAATGGCGGAAAAAACTGGAAGGCGCTGAAAGGCGGGCTTCCTCCTATCGCTGTGCGTGATCTGGCCATCCAGCAACGCGAAAACGATTTGGTTCTGGCCACTTTTGGCCGTGGTTTCTACATTCTGGACGATTACAGTGCCTTGCGGAAGTACAACGAAGTTGATTCCGAGAAGGAAGCCCTATTGTATCCACCGCGTGACGGATGGTGGTACAAGCCACAAAGTCCGCTGGGAAGCTGGGGCATCAGTCAGGGTGATCAGCATTATATGGCGCCCAATCCGCCCTTCGGAGTTGAGTTCACCTACCTTTTGCACGAGGTCTACAAGAGCACCACTGCAAAGCGCAAGGAAATCGAGAAAAAGCGCAAAAAGGAAAACCAGCCATTGAGTTTTCCGGGTTGGGAGGCAGTTGAAACCGAAATGCGTGAGCAGGCTCCGCGTGTTTGGCTCTTTGTAACCGACGAACAAGGTGATGTAATTCGGCGTGTAGAAGCTACCAACTCCAAAGGCTACCAGCGGGTGGTGTGGGACTTGAAGAAAGCCAGCCGCAAACCCGTGCTGAACGACGGAGCAGGCCTGGGTGGAGACAGCGGTAACGATGCCGCACCAGGTGTCTATTTTGCTCAGCTATTCAGCGATTTAAACGGTGAACTGGGTGCTGTTTCCGATCGCGTTGAGTTTGTGGTAAAGCCTCTTCGCGAGGGTACTTTGCGTGGTGTTTTACCTGCGGCAGTAGTGGCCTTTCAGGACGAGATGGAAACACTTTTCGGGCGCAACAGCACGGCAGACAAGCTCTTTTCTGAAACCCAAAAAAGCATGAACCGCATGGCAGAAGCCTACCGGCGAAGCGGCACGCGGTCTGTGGATGCAGAGCGCGGACTCCAAAATCTGCGTGAAAACATGGAGCAATTTGATTTGCAGTGGTATGGCAGCAAGGCCCGACGGGAAGTAGGCGAAAAAGAAGAACACCACTCGTTGGGGCAATATCTGTACAAGGCGGCCGCCGGAGGCGGTGTGCTGACCTATGGTCCCACTGCCACACAGCGCCAAGCCGCGGAATATGCCAGCCAGTTGCTTTCAGAAAAGGAAAAAGCGCTTTCAACCATTCGCGAAAACATGGAGCAACTTGGAAGTTTGTTGAAGCAATCCGGTGTAGCCCATTGGGAAATTCACTGATGATGATACCCGGGCTTCATGGCTAATCACTATCAGACGCTGGGTGTTACACGCGGTGCTACTTTGAGCCAGATCAAGGCGGCCTATCGTTCCAAAGCACGTGCATCGCACCCCGACCACAACCCGCATCCGGATGCGGTTCGAAGGTTTGTAGCGGTTAAACGAGCCTATGAAGTGCTGAGCCATCCCAGGCGACGACGGCAGTATGACTTGATTCTGGACGGTGTGCGCGTGAGGAGTACAAAAAGCGGAACATCCAGGCCCGCTCCTTCTCCGCCCAAAGACGACCGCAAATACGGCACGCGGCACCGCTACACCCATCCACCGCCTACGCGGGCTGAACAAGAACAAAAGTACCGCAGGATTCTGGCCTATTACAACCTGTTTAGCAAGCAAGGGATGCAACTACCCCGCAAGGAATGGTGGAGCCGGTTTAACCAGGTATTGCGCAGGTGGGCCCGCCGCGAGCCCGGCAGTGGTGGACTCTTGGGAGCCATGGTAGCAGTGGTGCTCGGCGTGTATTTACTCATCCGCGACAATGAGAATCCGCTGGGGATTTTCTGGTTGTTCATGTCGCTGTTTTTTCTGCGCTCTGCATACATTAACACGGTGCGGAATATCGCGAGGGGTGAGATGAGGAGGTAAGTGCTTTCAATATTGATCACTAAACGATCAATTGCAATAATAATTATGTGATTATCAATGCACAAACTCTCCGTCCTCGTTGAGCATTCCGTAGCGCACGGTACTATCGTAAAAAGTGTGTATGTACAAATCTTGTTCATTGATGTCCG
It encodes:
- a CDS encoding J domain-containing protein, which codes for MANHYQTLGVTRGATLSQIKAAYRSKARASHPDHNPHPDAVRRFVAVKRAYEVLSHPRRRRQYDLILDGVRVRSTKSGTSRPAPSPPKDDRKYGTRHRYTHPPPTRAEQEQKYRRILAYYNLFSKQGMQLPRKEWWSRFNQVLRRWARREPGSGGLLGAMVAVVLGVYLLIRDNENPLGIFWLFMSLFFLRSAYINTVRNIARGEMRR
- a CDS encoding glycosyl hydrolase; the protein is QPDVIYAAIELDRRKGGVYRSTNRGASWTKMSDEVSGGTGPHYYQELYACPHRFDRIYLVSNYLVRSDNGGKSFERVNVKNKHVDDHAIAFRANDPNYLLVGTDGGLYESFDDSKTWRYVSNLPVTQFYKVAVDDAQPFYNVYGGTQDNNTQGGPSRTDNIHGIQNSDWFVVLGGDGHQPATEPGNPNIVYAQWQQGNLMRHDRRTGENVYIQPMAAPDEPAERWNWDAPIVVSPHNPAHLYFASQRVWKSTDRGDSWETLSEDLTTNTERIETPFFGTTQGWDNPWDIYAMSNYSTITSLGVSPVQQGLIYAGTDDGLIQVTEDEGKNWRKIRLNSLPGLPSTAFVNDIKADLHNANKVYAVFDNHKFGDYTPYLYKSVDKGKSWTKITNDLPDRTLLWRIVQDHENPELLFLGAEFGVYFSHNGGKNWKALKGGLPPIAVRDLAIQQRENDLVLATFGRGFYILDDYSALRKYNEVDSEKEALLYPPRDGWWYKPQSPLGSWGISQGDQHYMAPNPPFGVEFTYLLHEVYKSTTAKRKEIEKKRKKENQPLSFPGWEAVETEMREQAPRVWLFVTDEQGDVIRRVEATNSKGYQRVVWDLKKASRKPVLNDGAGLGGDSGNDAAPGVYFAQLFSDLNGELGAVSDRVEFVVKPLREGTLRGVLPAAVVAFQDEMETLFGRNSTADKLFSETQKSMNRMAEAYRRSGTRSVDAERGLQNLRENMEQFDLQWYGSKARREVGEKEEHHSLGQYLYKAAAGGGVLTYGPTATQRQAAEYASQLLSEKEKALSTIRENMEQLGSLLKQSGVAHWEIH